The following are encoded in a window of Primulina eburnea isolate SZY01 chromosome 4, ASM2296580v1, whole genome shotgun sequence genomic DNA:
- the LOC140830134 gene encoding uncharacterized protein, whose product MYEEFYEDWIKINKVNAILSKENTELKSQVSRLEVILSKKDLELCKVKEELGEATQILAKLNSSSSKLDSLLMIGKNDKAGLGYTNHQYETGESSNTERKPTVFVKRSAEISNTSHTEKGVSSKGQISTKKSKSRKRQFICHYCFRPGHIKPYCFRLRDVYKRWESEKVLPQVLYNTRRNTANRKSSVKRVWVPKANIQCSVIYTSLKTNIAGIWYFDSGCSRHMTGSKDHLIDYVELRSVHVTYGGGAKGRIAGKGTLNVDGLPSLQNVLYVEGLNSNLISISQLCDDGLHFKFDKDICEVFDNANTCILTGTRSADNCYQLGEDLMCNHSKVSELNLWHRKLGHANFKTLKNLGKYDTVRGMPNLSSGTPYVCGACQKDLTGKTIEDDIDGLLNVSETLPNTDVAPGVVTPESTPALAESNDEPGEYTVNDDDVTNEGFDIPSKIQKIIHHLRSLEKHLEECKLEERRRIESVRLLLAIACHMDIKLYQMDVKSAFLNGILNEEAYVSQPKGFEDPNHPNHVYKLKKALYGLKQAPRAWYGRLTEYLLDLGFKQGEYAKNLVKKFSTENTKHMKTPMGSTEKLSKDDVAAGVDNTQYRSIIDSLLYLSASRPDIMFSVCLCARYQADPKVTHLKAVKRILRYISGTVDLGLL is encoded by the exons ATGTATGAAGAATTTTATGAAGACTGgatcaaaataaataaagtgAATGCAATTCTCTCCAAAGAAAACACTGAGCTGAAGTCACAAGTATCACGACTTGAAGTAATCTTAAGTAAGAAAGATCTAGAATTATGCAAAGTCAAGGAGGAGCTTGGAGAAGCAACTCAGATTCTTGCGAAGCTTAATTCAAGTTCATCTAAACTTGACTCACTCTTGATGATTGGAAAGAATGATAAAGCTGGACTTGGTTATACGAATCACCAGTATGAAACTGGAGAGTCTTCCAACACTGAAAGAAAACCAACTGTCTTTGTCAAAAGAAGTGCTGAAATCTCGAATACTTCACACACTGAAAAAGGTGTTTCATCAAAAGGGCAAATATCTACCAAGAAGTCCAAGTCCAGGAAACGCCAATTTATCTGCCACTATTGTTTTAGACCTGGACATATCAAACCCTACTGTTTTAGATTGAGAGATGTCTACAAGAGATGGGAATCTGAAAAGGTGTTGCCTCAGGTATTGTACAACACCCGGCGCAACACTGCCAATAGAAAATCGTCGGTAAAAAGGGTTTGGGTGCCAAAAGCCAATATTCAATGTTCTGTTATCTATACTTCACTAAAGACTAACATTGCAGGAATATGGTACTTCGACAGTggctgttcacgccacatgacaggttctAAAGACCATCTGATTGACTATGTTGAACTAAGAAGTGTTCATGTGACGTATGGTGGTGGTGCGAAAGGAAGAATAGCTGGCAAAGGAACCTTGAATGTTGATGGATTGCCTAGTCTACAAAATGTGCTTTATGTCGAAGGgcttaactcaaacttaataagcataagtcaactttgtgatgaCGGTTTACATTTTAAGTTTGATAAAGACATTTGTGAAGTTTTTGATAATGCTAATACTTGTATTTTGACAGGTACAAGGTCTGCTGACAATTGCTATCAACTCGGAGAAGACCTAatgtgcaatcattcaaaggtgAGTGAGCTAAACTTGTGGCATCGAAAATTGGGACATGCAAACTTCAAGACATTAAAGAACCTTGGTAAGTACGATACTgtgagaggtatgcctaatTTATCTTCTGGAACTCCTTATGTTTGTGGAGCATGTCAAAAGG ATCTAACTGGGAAAACAATCGAGGATGATATTGATGGGCTATTGAACGTAAGTGAGACACTGCCTAACACAGATGTTGCACCCGGTGTTGTAACACCTGAGTCAACACCTGCACTGGCAGAATCAAATGATGAACCAGGAGAGTATActgtaaatgatgatgatgtaACCAATGAAGGGTTTGATATTCCCAGTAAGATTCAGaaaatcatccatcatctcaGATCATTGGAGAAGCATTTGGAGGAATGCAAActagaagaaaggagaag AATTGAGTCAGTTCGACTTTTACTTGCTATTGCTTGTCACATGGACATAAAactatatcaaatggatgtgaagagtgccttTTTGAACGGCATTTTGAATGAAGAAGCTTATGTAAGTCAACCTAAAGGGTTTGAAGATCCAAACCACCCGAACCATGTCTACAAGTTGAAGAAGGCACTTTATggacttaaacaagctccaagagcatGGTATGGTAGGCTTACTGAATATCTGCTCGACTTAGGCTTCAAACAAGGTGAG tatgcCAAGAATTTGGTGAAGAAATTTTCTACCGAGAACACTAAACACATGAAAACACCAATGGGGTCGACTGAAAAATTGTCCAAAGACGATGTTGCGgcaggtgttgacaacacccagtATCGCAGCATCATAGACAGTCTTCTTTACTTAAGTGCAAGTCGTCCCGAcatcatgtttagtgtatgtttgtgtgCCAGGTACCAGGCTGATCCTAAAGTCACTCATTTAAAAGCTGTCAAAAGAATTTTGCGATATATATCTGGAACAGTTGACTTAGGTttattgtaa